One genomic window of Malaciobacter molluscorum LMG 25693 includes the following:
- a CDS encoding SEL1-like repeat protein — MKILTPLLIVFLFFTGCTNLNLDTANVDSKENLIKDVNNKDIKAMIDLAKYYDFPKTKEGLYLFNKWYKTVKNSTDSQSMQKIADVYLKNHDMFIDGENKALNLYKKSYAMGNLDAAVKLIEYYSNTYKKDEKKQIEDAVLNKLSDSQIIELYSFYKNKYKRKDAENLLTLMNKKGLKEPFEFRLKEFKSLIYYIYKEDSKQKYDEFIKDVIASKNIENMLKTAKVLKSKYKYLDAIKVYNEILKLDDTKAEIYADLSEIYSRGSYRESLSRDKEKSLEYLQKAFNLNDTNAAKDLLNHYSTKPEYIDDYEKLVTKLKKSDEGKFILAKFYQIKRKKDKADSLLNELANDGYKDAILELATKSVSTYNFNPEDYKLIKKWQDYILKSNDIKLKQDLLKKLDTYYYRKNYKNTIESLKKDIASTKETAKINILDLRELAQKNKYSHPKEALEYYKKAASYGDVFSKRALASMYLNRDFKEYDKAVEILKALMKEGDYKSGMQLASLYRYPSYLYEKNIPKGIKVYEYYAKQDDINSIEKLQRIYLCGPCNDNKDIDYEKAFYYTQRLVDLRGKGSDYASLGWHYQYSKGIKEDLQKAKQYYLKAVEKGYYQAYYNLAWLYYRENDKDAIIRLDYKEAKKYLEEGVKYRDNQCMNLLGVFYKNGYGVKKDFDKAIYYLKPIAKYYKYPAFNLAEIYKSKKQYKLAKEYYEISAKKQKAASQLELGILYEKGLGAPKDVEKAVLYYQDAYANKLETEQKDIAAYNIGLVYEYGKGEYKKDIKKAIQWYKRSNTKKAKQHLKKLQKAKR; from the coding sequence ATGAAGATTTTAACCCCCTTACTTATTGTATTTTTGTTTTTTACAGGTTGTACAAATCTAAATTTAGATACTGCAAATGTAGATTCAAAAGAAAATTTAATCAAAGATGTAAACAACAAAGATATTAAAGCTATGATTGATTTAGCTAAATATTATGATTTTCCAAAAACTAAAGAAGGTTTATATTTATTTAATAAATGGTATAAAACAGTAAAAAATAGTACAGATTCACAAAGTATGCAAAAAATTGCAGATGTATATTTAAAAAATCATGATATGTTTATAGATGGTGAAAACAAAGCACTAAATTTATATAAAAAATCTTATGCAATGGGTAATTTAGATGCTGCTGTAAAACTAATTGAATACTATTCAAATACTTATAAAAAAGATGAAAAAAAACAAATTGAAGACGCAGTTTTAAATAAATTATCTGATTCTCAAATTATAGAACTTTATTCTTTTTATAAAAATAAATATAAAAGAAAAGATGCTGAAAATTTATTAACACTTATGAATAAAAAAGGGTTAAAAGAACCTTTTGAATTTAGATTAAAAGAATTCAAATCATTAATTTATTATATTTATAAAGAAGATTCAAAACAAAAATATGATGAATTTATAAAAGATGTAATTGCTTCAAAAAATATTGAAAATATGTTAAAAACAGCAAAAGTTCTAAAATCAAAATATAAATACTTAGATGCTATAAAAGTATATAATGAGATTTTGAAATTAGATGATACAAAAGCTGAAATTTATGCAGATTTATCAGAAATTTATTCAAGGGGAAGTTATAGAGAGAGTTTATCAAGAGATAAAGAAAAAAGCTTAGAATATTTACAAAAAGCTTTTAATCTAAATGATACAAATGCTGCTAAAGATTTATTAAACCATTACTCTACAAAACCAGAATATATTGATGATTATGAAAAATTAGTTACAAAATTAAAAAAATCAGATGAAGGTAAATTTATACTTGCAAAGTTTTATCAAATAAAAAGAAAAAAAGATAAAGCAGATTCATTACTTAATGAATTAGCAAATGATGGATACAAAGATGCTATTTTAGAACTTGCGACAAAATCTGTATCTACTTATAACTTCAATCCAGAAGATTATAAATTAATCAAAAAATGGCAAGATTATATTTTAAAAAGTAATGATATAAAATTAAAACAAGATTTATTAAAAAAACTAGACACTTATTATTATAGAAAAAACTATAAAAATACAATTGAAAGTCTAAAAAAAGATATAGCTTCTACTAAAGAAACTGCAAAAATAAATATTTTAGATTTAAGAGAACTTGCACAAAAAAACAAATATTCTCATCCTAAAGAAGCTTTAGAATATTATAAAAAAGCAGCAAGCTATGGCGATGTATTTAGTAAAAGAGCATTAGCTTCTATGTATTTAAATAGAGATTTTAAAGAGTATGACAAAGCTGTTGAAATATTAAAAGCGCTAATGAAAGAAGGTGATTATAAATCAGGAATGCAACTTGCATCTTTATATAGATATCCTTCTTATTTATATGAAAAAAATATTCCAAAGGGAATTAAAGTTTATGAGTATTATGCAAAACAAGATGATATAAACTCAATTGAAAAACTTCAAAGAATTTATCTTTGTGGACCATGCAATGACAATAAAGATATTGATTATGAAAAAGCTTTTTACTATACTCAAAGACTAGTTGATTTAAGAGGTAAAGGTTCTGATTATGCATCACTAGGTTGGCATTATCAATACTCAAAAGGTATAAAAGAAGATTTACAAAAAGCTAAACAATACTACTTAAAAGCCGTAGAAAAAGGTTATTATCAAGCATACTATAATTTAGCATGGTTGTATTATAGAGAAAATGATAAAGATGCTATAATCAGATTAGATTATAAAGAAGCAAAAAAATATTTAGAAGAAGGTGTTAAATATAGAGATAATCAATGCATGAATCTTCTTGGAGTATTTTATAAAAATGGTTACGGTGTAAAAAAAGATTTTGATAAAGCTATTTATTATTTAAAACCAATTGCAAAATATTATAAATATCCTGCATTTAATTTAGCAGAAATTTATAAAAGTAAAAAACAGTATAAATTAGCTAAAGAGTATTATGAAATATCTGCAAAAAAACAAAAAGCTGCTTCTCAACTTGAATTAGGGATATTATATGAAAAAGGTTTAGGTGCACCTAAAGATGTAGAAAAAGCAGTTTTATATTATCAAGATGCTTATGCTAATAAATTAGAAACAGAACAAAAAGATATTGCTGCATATAATATAGGTCTTGTATATGAATATGGAAAAGGTGAATACAAAAAAGATATTAAAAAAGCAATTCAATGGTATAAAAGATCAAATACTAAAAAAGCAAAACAACATTTAAAAAAATTACAAAAGGCTAAAAGATGA
- a CDS encoding tetratricopeptide repeat protein, whose protein sequence is MKYIISIIAVLFIMSGCTNLSTPDYNKSSKEQLINSANAGDIKAMVALNKNYNFPETKEGLKYYNKWINLIDNKKNSKDIISFAKVFKNYKDMFINGNLKYEKLLNLAKDDKDTLFLLLNHYINAHKYEKEVDTKDAILKNATKEDLQKLYDIYTKSIYKARGGHYEYKAKEIRDLMVKKGFINENKSSFFYLDKIYESNNKTEIDNILNKIYNSNSFEDIYQSAKLLKSEKDKRSIKFYEKAITLTDDKKIKSEIYYDLYFIYTYNKAYNINKDEQKQMDVLKKSFSLGSDKAKYSLTIKYRNNKKYKDEYEQLKEDYFKTIEGKKEFANILYKGYARKEAYKIWEELASTNHDEDSIIALAFKQNAFAAMFLKSKSDDVSKKWQHYIIEHPNKSLIEKAKKKFFDNSSSKKFEPNFLETILKKDLKEQNIITLRNLYDYYRFSNGLNAFKYLQSAVNAGDVKSKIQLSQLYFKRKSSVNKGLDILKELSKEGDISATTRLADFYFYPSYKFKSMANPKLGIEYFEKAVSLGDTNSLKALYNIYSCTTCKEKLTDFKKAKYYAEELTKKGRSDGYFELAKFYYYGVETKKDLKKALEYFEKAAKYYYAKAYYELGLLYYEKSKVTLTIDNKKALDYFKKGAQLKNFDCNYILGDIYVLGYAGVKKDKEKAIEYYKRIAYLDKNVAFYIGYYYINDKKDYENAAKYFEKSLNSKTGKGYYELAYLYENGLGVKQDVFNALRFYDKAYKLANDKQAAFQIAKILHYGKGKVPQNKKIAKEWYEVVGSKEAKKQIKLLENIK, encoded by the coding sequence ATGAAATATATTATTTCAATAATTGCTGTTTTATTCATAATGTCAGGTTGTACTAATTTAAGTACACCTGATTATAATAAATCATCAAAAGAGCAACTGATTAATAGTGCCAATGCAGGTGATATAAAAGCAATGGTTGCTTTAAATAAAAACTATAACTTTCCCGAAACAAAAGAGGGTTTAAAATACTACAACAAATGGATCAATTTAATTGATAATAAAAAAAATAGTAAAGATATAATTTCATTTGCAAAAGTTTTTAAAAATTATAAAGATATGTTTATAAATGGTAATTTAAAATATGAAAAATTACTTAATCTAGCAAAAGATGATAAAGATACTTTATTTTTACTTCTTAATCATTATATAAATGCCCATAAATATGAAAAAGAAGTTGATACAAAAGATGCTATTTTAAAAAATGCAACAAAAGAAGATTTGCAAAAACTTTACGATATATATACAAAAAGTATATATAAAGCAAGGGGTGGTCACTACGAATATAAAGCTAAAGAGATAAGAGATTTAATGGTAAAAAAAGGTTTTATAAATGAAAATAAAAGCTCATTTTTTTATCTAGACAAAATCTATGAATCAAATAATAAAACAGAAATAGATAATATATTAAATAAAATTTACAACTCAAATAGTTTTGAAGATATTTACCAAAGTGCAAAACTTTTAAAATCAGAAAAAGATAAAAGAAGTATAAAGTTTTATGAAAAAGCTATTACTTTAACTGATGATAAAAAAATCAAATCTGAAATATACTATGATTTATACTTTATTTATACATATAATAAAGCTTATAATATAAACAAAGATGAACAAAAACAAATGGATGTATTAAAAAAATCTTTTTCTTTAGGTTCAGATAAAGCAAAATATTCGTTAACTATAAAATATCGTAATAATAAAAAATATAAAGATGAGTATGAACAATTAAAAGAGGATTATTTTAAAACAATTGAGGGTAAAAAAGAGTTTGCAAATATCTTATACAAAGGATATGCTAGAAAAGAGGCTTATAAAATTTGGGAAGAACTTGCATCTACAAATCATGATGAAGACTCAATTATAGCACTTGCTTTTAAACAAAATGCCTTTGCAGCTATGTTTTTAAAATCTAAAAGTGATGATGTATCAAAAAAATGGCAACATTATATTATAGAACATCCAAACAAATCTTTAATAGAAAAAGCAAAAAAGAAATTTTTTGATAACTCTTCATCTAAAAAATTTGAACCTAATTTTTTAGAAACAATTCTAAAAAAAGATTTAAAAGAACAAAATATAATAACATTAAGAAATCTTTATGATTATTATCGTTTTTCAAATGGATTAAATGCCTTTAAATATTTACAATCTGCGGTAAATGCAGGTGATGTAAAAAGTAAAATACAATTATCTCAACTTTATTTTAAAAGAAAATCAAGTGTAAATAAAGGACTTGATATATTAAAAGAGCTTTCAAAAGAAGGTGATATTTCTGCTACAACAAGATTAGCTGATTTTTATTTTTATCCAAGTTACAAATTTAAATCTATGGCAAACCCTAAATTAGGTATTGAATATTTTGAAAAAGCTGTTTCACTTGGAGATACAAATTCACTAAAAGCTTTATATAATATTTACAGTTGTACAACGTGCAAAGAGAAATTAACTGATTTTAAAAAAGCTAAATATTATGCAGAAGAACTTACTAAAAAAGGTAGGTCTGATGGATACTTTGAACTAGCAAAATTCTATTATTATGGAGTTGAGACTAAAAAAGATCTTAAAAAAGCATTAGAATATTTTGAGAAAGCTGCAAAATACTACTATGCAAAAGCATACTATGAATTAGGATTGTTATATTATGAAAAAAGTAAGGTAACACTAACTATTGATAATAAAAAAGCATTAGACTACTTTAAAAAAGGTGCTCAATTAAAAAACTTTGATTGTAACTATATTTTAGGTGATATTTATGTATTAGGTTATGCTGGAGTAAAAAAAGATAAAGAAAAAGCAATAGAGTATTATAAAAGAATTGCTTATTTAGATAAAAATGTTGCATTTTATATAGGATATTATTATATAAATGATAAAAAAGATTATGAAAATGCAGCTAAATATTTTGAGAAATCTTTAAACTCAAAAACAGGTAAGGGATATTATGAACTAGCTTATTTGTATGAAAATGGTCTTGGCGTAAAACAAGATGTATTTAATGCATTAAGATTTTATGATAAAGCTTATAAACTGGCAAACGATAAACAAGCTGCATTCCAAATTGCAAAAATTCTTCATTATGGAAAAGGAAAAGTTCCTCAAAATAAAAAGATTGCAAAAGAGTGGTATGAAGTTGTTGGATCAAAAGAGGCAAAAAAACAAATAAAACTACTTGAAAATATTAAGTAA
- a CDS encoding AEC family transporter yields the protein MQTILYALLPISFLIFLGYFFKRIEFPNLEFWQYADKFTYYVLFPSLLIYKLSTASLGDINGFAFVSSGVVTLFVLTILLMFLSKFVFLFEGKAFTSVYQGATRFNSYVFLALTATVLGDEGLVLAALLMTFMIPLLNILCIMIFSLYTLNQKIDIISFFKSVVKNPLIIGCVVGGTLNYFGIRLFLPLEKTLGILSSATLPLGLLSVGVGLHIKHIKEVKLELFSSLFIKLAIFPAFIFFIARAFGVQGDALAVLVLFGSMPTASSAYILAKQLGGDMKLMSAIITTETLVSIFSISAILMLFQNYFT from the coding sequence ATGCAAACTATTTTATACGCTCTTTTACCGATCTCTTTTCTAATATTTTTAGGATATTTTTTTAAAAGAATTGAGTTCCCAAATTTAGAATTTTGGCAATATGCAGATAAATTTACATATTATGTACTATTTCCTAGTTTACTTATATATAAACTTTCAACAGCTTCTTTAGGTGATATTAATGGTTTTGCTTTTGTCTCATCTGGTGTTGTAACTTTATTTGTTTTGACAATATTATTAATGTTTTTATCTAAATTTGTATTTTTATTTGAAGGAAAAGCCTTTACTTCTGTTTATCAAGGTGCAACTAGATTTAATTCTTATGTATTTTTAGCTTTAACTGCTACAGTATTAGGAGATGAAGGCCTTGTTCTTGCTGCATTATTAATGACTTTTATGATTCCTCTATTAAATATTTTATGTATTATGATTTTTTCACTTTATACATTAAATCAAAAAATAGATATTATCTCATTTTTTAAATCAGTAGTAAAAAATCCATTGATTATTGGTTGTGTAGTTGGTGGAACTTTGAACTATTTTGGAATTAGATTATTTTTACCATTAGAAAAAACTTTAGGAATCTTAAGTTCAGCAACTCTTCCTTTGGGTCTTTTATCAGTTGGTGTAGGTTTACATATAAAACATATAAAAGAAGTAAAATTAGAACTTTTTAGTTCTTTATTTATAAAACTTGCAATTTTCCCAGCTTTTATCTTTTTTATTGCAAGGGCTTTTGGTGTTCAAGGCGATGCTTTGGCAGTATTAGTTCTTTTTGGTTCGATGCCGACTGCTTCAAGTGCGTATATTTTAGCAAAACAATTAGGTGGAGATATGAAACTAATGTCTGCAATTATTACTACAGAAACATTAGTTTCAATATTTTCTATTTCAGCAATATTAATGCTTTTTCAAAACTACTTTACTTAA
- a CDS encoding NAD(P)H-quinone oxidoreductase subunit 3 — MTHMDFSHPYFGVFVMFVLTFVAFILTVFLARYISRKIARLNTEKLKVSLYECGPEVTKQPNTISVQFYLMALLFILFDIEIIFMFPWAVDFMILGWFGFVEMILFILLLAIGFVYAWKKGAFEWHSIK; from the coding sequence ATGACACATATGGATTTTTCTCATCCGTATTTTGGTGTATTTGTTATGTTTGTTTTAACATTTGTAGCTTTCATTTTGACAGTTTTTTTAGCAAGATACATTAGTAGAAAAATCGCTAGATTAAATACTGAGAAATTAAAAGTATCTTTATATGAATGTGGTCCTGAAGTTACAAAACAACCAAATACAATTTCAGTGCAATTTTATTTAATGGCATTGCTTTTTATTTTATTTGATATTGAAATAATATTTATGTTCCCTTGGGCAGTGGATTTTATGATTTTAGGATGGTTTGGTTTTGTTGAAATGATTTTGTTTATTCTTCTTTTAGCAATAGGATTTGTATATGCATGGAAGAAAGGAGCATTTGAATGGCACAGCATAAAGTAA
- a CDS encoding ABC-F family ATP-binding cassette domain-containing protein translates to MIQLSNITKRFGTKELFSDLSFRLNAGNRVGLVGRNGSGKSTLFKLILEEESCDAGEILIPKGYKIGALKQHLEFSEKTLRDETALALSEEDKYSIYKVEKILFGLGFTQEDLEKDPLSFSGGYQIRINLAKLLITEPNLLLLDEPTNYLDILSLRWLKNFLNNFEGEVILITHDRDFMDAITTHTMGIIRKSLFILQGNTHKFYEQLELNDEHHQKQKIAQDKKRKELEEFIAKNKARASTAAQAQSKVKLLEKMDDMDDIVNESAIDFDFNFKDTPAKVLLDVKNLSFGYKKDNLLFKELSFCLNKSETLGIIGKNGKGKSTLLNTIAQELEQIEGTIDYHISTSFAHFGQTNISHLNPNNMIMDEVYLGNPKLPESTVRSICGSMLFSGDDVKKKISLLSGGEKSRVMLAQILARDVNLLFLDEPTNHLDMQSIDSLTKAIKNFKGSCIIVTHSEELLRQVCDRLIVFTKDQATYFDGTYDEFLEKIGWEDEETEERVKKAPKVNKKENKKIRASLIQERNKQTNPLKKEVEKYEQRIIELEDLIQKEQSELIQASNAGDNSKIIELSQIISKCEKEIEEKFEKLEEVQLNLDEIIQEYDIKLEHI, encoded by the coding sequence ATGATACAACTGTCGAATATAACAAAAAGATTTGGAACAAAAGAGCTTTTTTCTGATTTGAGTTTTAGATTAAATGCTGGAAATAGAGTAGGTTTAGTTGGTAGAAATGGTTCTGGTAAATCTACTTTATTTAAACTTATTTTAGAAGAAGAGTCTTGTGATGCAGGAGAAATTCTAATTCCAAAAGGTTATAAAATTGGTGCATTAAAGCAACATTTAGAATTTAGTGAAAAGACGTTAAGAGATGAGACTGCTCTTGCTTTAAGTGAAGAGGATAAATATAGTATTTATAAGGTTGAGAAGATACTTTTTGGTCTAGGCTTTACTCAAGAGGATTTAGAAAAAGATCCTTTGTCTTTTTCTGGTGGTTATCAAATTAGGATAAATTTAGCAAAATTATTAATAACTGAACCTAATCTTTTATTATTGGATGAACCGACTAACTACTTAGATATATTATCTTTAAGATGGTTGAAAAACTTTCTAAATAATTTTGAAGGTGAAGTTATTCTTATTACTCATGATAGGGACTTTATGGATGCTATTACTACGCATACTATGGGAATTATTAGAAAGAGTTTATTTATTTTACAAGGAAATACTCATAAATTTTATGAACAATTAGAATTAAATGATGAGCATCATCAAAAGCAAAAAATTGCACAAGATAAAAAAAGAAAAGAGTTAGAAGAGTTTATTGCTAAAAATAAAGCAAGAGCTTCAACAGCGGCACAAGCACAATCAAAAGTAAAACTATTAGAAAAGATGGATGATATGGATGATATAGTCAATGAATCAGCTATCGATTTTGATTTTAATTTTAAAGATACTCCTGCAAAGGTATTATTGGATGTAAAAAATCTTAGTTTTGGATATAAAAAAGATAATCTTTTATTTAAAGAACTCTCTTTTTGTTTAAATAAATCAGAAACATTGGGAATAATAGGAAAAAATGGAAAGGGTAAATCAACTTTATTAAATACAATTGCACAAGAATTAGAACAAATAGAGGGAACAATTGATTATCATATTTCTACTTCTTTTGCACATTTTGGTCAAACAAATATTTCACATCTAAATCCAAATAATATGATAATGGATGAGGTTTATTTAGGTAATCCAAAATTACCTGAATCTACAGTTAGAAGCATTTGTGGTTCTATGTTATTTAGTGGAGATGATGTAAAGAAAAAAATATCATTGCTCTCTGGTGGAGAAAAAAGTAGGGTTATGCTAGCTCAAATTTTAGCAAGAGATGTAAATCTTTTATTTTTAGATGAACCTACAAACCATTTAGATATGCAATCTATTGATTCTTTAACAAAAGCAATTAAGAATTTTAAAGGTTCTTGTATTATTGTTACACATAGTGAAGAACTTTTACGTCAGGTTTGTGATAGATTGATTGTATTTACAAAAGACCAAGCTACATATTTTGATGGAACATATGATGAGTTTTTGGAAAAAATTGGTTGGGAAGATGAAGAAACAGAAGAAAGAGTAAAAAAAGCTCCTAAAGTAAATAAAAAAGAGAATAAAAAAATAAGAGCATCTCTTATCCAAGAGAGGAATAAGCAGACGAATCCTTTGAAAAAAGAAGTTGAAAAGTATGAACAAAGAATTATAGAATTAGAAGATTTGATACAAAAAGAACAATCAGAACTTATTCAAGCTTCAAATGCAGGCGATAATAGTAAAATAATAGAATTATCACAAATAATTTCAAAATGTGAAAAAGAAATTGAAGAGAAATTTGAAAAACTTGAAGAAGTCCAATTAAATCTTGATGAGATAATACAAGAGTATGATATTAAACTAGAGCATATTTAA
- the nfo gene encoding deoxyribonuclease IV yields MKYVGAHVSASGGVYNAPINASQIGAKAFALFTKNQRQWKAKELDTKTIDKWFEELEKSNIQTKHILPHDSYLINLGHPDEEKRQKSLDGFIHELQRCETLKLDRLNFHPGSHLRKISEEECLDRIALSMNQAIDATNDVKLVIENTAGQGSNLGYKFEHLAYIIDKIEDKSRVGVCIDTCHMFTAGYDIRTKEAYDKTWSDFDNIVGRQYLMGMHINDSKPPLGSRVDRHHSLGQGEIGWDAFKFIMNDDRMNDIPLVLETIDETIWAEEIQALYDLVEK; encoded by the coding sequence ATGAAATATGTTGGAGCTCATGTAAGTGCAAGTGGTGGAGTTTATAATGCTCCAATAAATGCATCTCAAATAGGTGCAAAAGCTTTTGCTCTTTTTACAAAAAATCAAAGACAATGGAAAGCAAAAGAGTTAGATACTAAAACTATTGATAAATGGTTTGAAGAGTTAGAAAAAAGTAATATTCAAACAAAACATATTTTACCTCATGATAGTTACCTTATAAACTTAGGTCATCCAGATGAAGAAAAAAGACAAAAATCACTAGATGGTTTTATTCATGAATTACAAAGATGTGAAACTTTAAAACTTGATAGATTGAATTTTCACCCAGGAAGTCACCTTAGAAAAATAAGTGAAGAAGAGTGTCTTGATAGAATTGCACTTTCTATGAATCAAGCAATTGATGCTACAAATGATGTAAAGCTTGTAATTGAAAACACAGCAGGACAAGGAAGTAACCTTGGATACAAGTTTGAACACCTAGCTTATATTATTGATAAAATTGAAGATAAAAGTAGAGTTGGTGTGTGTATTGATACATGTCATATGTTTACTGCTGGTTATGATATAAGAACAAAAGAAGCTTATGATAAAACATGGAGTGATTTTGATAATATTGTTGGAAGACAATATCTTATGGGAATGCATATAAATGACTCAAAACCACCTTTAGGAAGTAGAGTAGATAGACATCATAGTTTAGGACAAGGAGAAATAGGTTGGGATGCATTTAAATTTATAATGAATGATGATAGAATGAATGATATTCCACTTGTACTTGAGACAATCGATGAAACTATTTGGGCTGAAGAGATACAAGCACTTTATGATTTAGTTGAGAAGTAA
- a CDS encoding ATP-binding protein, producing MTEIIDFLKAEDVSKVPFYSQLKCTLEEAKILQYLTKEYITGRDALVVVDVLSEFYDIKKYEHLYKVESIKSLLELGWLVHNSFEHVKISDISKLELLNSSISLSTSFLKLLEDGSLEFVLPEIKKYSDHLEYLQDQFFKIDLAKQLNMVKRNFDENSPNRNRLKSKLLMLENRIKERVKVTDHEIMLENFFKEFSLNEQEQMIFLALLKEEYSGGDGTIRDMNYLIELISSDDYEKIKYRSLLEESSKLVSKGLIDYDEVLTAFGGINRNFFIPDDILYKISHPTKKKNSRTKIKLDSVIKEQDMFELVSTNKNLDDVVLNDKTRETLNSLLKQVDKNVLNRLKQWGVKEKKRGIEARIIFYGFAGTGKTLTALALAKSLKREVLSFDCSKILSMYVGESEKNVRNIFDTYKDLVERTKTEPILLLNEADQFLSARSTVSNSGSEKMHNQMQNIFLEQIERFEGILIATTNLLESIDTAFSRRFNYKIEFKKPNLEQREKLWQKLLPDTLPLSEDFDLKELLSYELTGGQIELIIKNTAYKVALEDEPIFTVISFKDQIEKELKGNFDSENKMGFMS from the coding sequence ATGACAGAAATAATTGATTTTTTAAAAGCAGAAGATGTTAGTAAAGTTCCTTTTTATTCACAATTAAAGTGTACATTAGAAGAAGCCAAAATATTACAATATTTAACAAAAGAGTATATCACAGGAAGAGATGCCCTTGTAGTTGTTGATGTATTAAGTGAATTTTATGATATAAAAAAATATGAACATTTATATAAAGTGGAGAGTATTAAATCTTTATTAGAATTAGGATGGCTTGTTCATAATAGTTTTGAACATGTAAAAATTAGTGATATTTCAAAATTAGAGCTTTTAAATTCTAGTATATCTTTATCTACATCATTTTTGAAACTTTTAGAAGATGGTTCTTTGGAATTTGTTTTACCTGAAATAAAAAAATATAGTGATCATTTAGAGTATTTACAAGATCAGTTTTTTAAAATAGATTTAGCAAAACAGTTAAATATGGTAAAACGAAATTTTGATGAGAATTCTCCAAATAGAAATAGATTAAAATCAAAGCTTTTGATGCTTGAAAATAGAATTAAAGAAAGAGTAAAAGTTACAGATCATGAAATAATGCTTGAAAACTTCTTTAAAGAGTTTTCGTTAAATGAGCAAGAACAAATGATATTTCTTGCTTTATTAAAAGAAGAATATTCAGGTGGTGATGGAACAATAAGAGATATGAATTATTTAATTGAACTTATATCAAGTGATGATTATGAAAAAATTAAATATAGAAGTTTATTAGAAGAGAGTTCAAAGTTAGTATCAAAAGGTTTAATTGATTATGACGAAGTTTTAACTGCATTTGGAGGAATAAATAGAAACTTTTTTATTCCAGATGATATACTTTATAAAATATCGCATCCTACAAAAAAGAAAAATTCGAGAACTAAGATAAAACTTGATTCTGTTATTAAAGAACAAGATATGTTTGAATTAGTATCAACAAATAAAAATTTGGATGATGTGGTATTAAATGATAAAACAAGAGAAACACTAAATTCTTTATTAAAACAAGTTGATAAAAATGTTTTAAATAGGTTAAAACAATGGGGTGTAAAAGAGAAAAAAAGAGGTATTGAAGCTAGAATTATTTTTTATGGATTTGCTGGAACTGGAAAAACTTTAACAGCATTAGCTTTAGCAAAATCTTTAAAAAGAGAAGTTTTAAGTTTTGACTGTAGTAAAATCTTATCAATGTATGTTGGAGAAAGTGAAAAAAATGTTCGAAATATATTTGATACATATAAAGATTTAGTAGAAAGAACAAAAACTGAACCAATTTTACTTTTAAATGAGGCAGATCAATTCTTAAGTGCAAGAAGTACAGTTTCAAATAGTGGAAGTGAAAAAATGCATAATCAAATGCAAAATATATTTTTAGAGCAAATCGAGAGATTTGAAGGTATTTTAATTGCAACAACGAATTTATTAGAATCAATTGATACTGCATTTTCAAGAAGGTTTAATTATAAAATAGAATTTAAAAAACCTAATTTAGAACAAAGAGAAAAGTTGTGGCAAAAACTTCTTCCGGATACTTTACCTTTAAGTGAAGATTTTGATTTGAAAGAGTTATTATCTTATGAATTAACTGGTGGACAAATTGAGTTAATTATAAAAAATACTGCATATAAAGTTGCTCTTGAAGATGAACCTATTTTTACTGTTATATCTTTTAAAGACCAAATAGAAAAAGAGTTAAAAGGTAATTTTGATAGTGAAAATAAAATGGGATTTATGAGTTAA